TGATCAGAAACATGTTCAACCTCTACTTCTACAGTCTGAATAGCTTCTGTTACTTCAGCTATTTTCTGTCCTTGTTGTTGAGCCAATACATAATTCACTACCTGCATGATACTTTGGTCAGAAAGAGTGGAAACTGTTGTACACTCTTCAGTAGCTGCAACAGCCTCAAGTGTTTCTTCAGTCACTACAACTGTCTCAACCTGTTCAGTACAAATCTCTGTTTCTTGTTCTGGTACATCAGATGTTAAAATACTGATAGCATGTTCCACTTGTGTCCCCTGATTATGAAACTGCAGCGTGTCCTTCTCCAGCATAATTTTACAAGGTACATAATCCCGGTGGAACTTGGTCATATGCTTCCTTAAGGTACGGGCATCTATGTAGGCTTCATTGCATACTGGACAAACATAAGGCCGCTCTCCAGTATGCGACCTCACATGACGCTTTAAAGAACGTGCATCAGCCCAGGCCACTCCACAGGTCAGACATTCAAAGGGCTTAACACctaatttaacaaaaaaaaaagttggttaGCAACTTTTGAGAAGCTGAGCAAAACCACGACAAGGGAAAACACTTCTACTGCAAGCTCAGATGGCTACAGTACAATATACTACTGACTCTTTTGAAAGCACATTTTCATTTATTCATACTCAAAATAACATGTCAACCACTTTGAGAGAATGGCCTCTGACAGTTGATAGAACCTGAATCTTGGAACATGCTTTctccagagagagggagcagaaggTTGACAGAAACAAGGGCCAGCCTATGAAATCAACCCTTCCATTCATATGAAGGCAAGATGTATGGGAAGTATAAAGTATACTTGAGACTAGCCTGTTCCATTCCACAAGTTTATTCTAGGAAAAAGACAGCCCTGTTCAGCTTTAATTCTTTCAGTTTTAGTCTTTACACAAAATATACAATTACATTAAGCTCATTTTTACCCCATCTGCTTACAGCAATGAAGCAAAGCTAACTGGAGCTAGTTGCCCTTAAAATGTAACATATTTAAATTTCTAAACCACATCTCATTGGTTTTTGCTGTTTTCTTTAGATATGGTGATATTTTCAAAATTAAAGCCGTCACATTTACCCTCATGGTTGTTCATGTGTCTTCTGTATTCTCTAAGCTGGGTGAATTTCCTTCCACAGTGTTCACAAGTACGTTCCAAGTTTTGCTTTGCTCTCCCTTTCTTCCCATGAGTGGCTTTCTTGACATGCCTTCTGTACAAAGCTTTCTCATAGAATTCTTTGCCACACACATTGCACCTGGAGAAAATATGAAGATAATTTGAGATGTATACAGATGTCCTAGTAGTATGGATAATTTTTACAAGAATAGCTTCTCAAAGTGAACTTTAACTTTCCAGTCTATCAGAAGTATCAGGACAGAAAGTGTATTGCAACGACCTGTGAAAAAAATATAGTAGTAATgtagtagatcaggggtgcccaaaccctggccctggggccacttgcggcccttgaggcctctcaatgcggccctcagggagtccccagtctccaatgagcctctggcccccccaAGATTTGTTGGGGCCCatgctgacctgatgcaactgctctcagtgtgagggtgactgttagacctcttgtgtgagttgtgggatgagggctccctccactgcttgttgtttcacatctgtgatttagtagcagcagcaaaggaaaggccatttataggccttaagttattgcaagactttcattcattcattcaagttcacctttaatatattcatttatgtaaacttatgtaaatttattcaaattttaaatgtaaattaattcttttttcccctagcccccgacacagtgtcaagagacgatgtggccctcctgccaaaaactttggacacccctgtagtaGATGGTTATTCAATAAAAGCATAAAGAAAAATTTTTACAAAGTAAATCAGTAAGCAAGAAAAAAGAGGTCATTTAATTCTAAGAGCTTTGCATCTCTCCCAAGGGAATCCAGAGCTAAGACTTTTCTTGAGCTGTTTATAATGGGGCAAACTGACACTGAGAATTAGAGggaaaataaatacaatttttatttccattttccaTGTCCATACTGCTCACATTTCTCAACCTTGATGAGGTCAACTTGTGGTGTTTCACATCCCATAAACTTATAGGCTTTTCAtaaactacataagaacataaaatagtagccttgctagatcagagcGAAGGTCCATCTAGAGTAGCATCCTGTTACCAACAGTGGCCCACCTGGGTAGCCCACAAACAGGTTATACAGACATACCCCTCTTCCATTCTTGCTCCCCTGCAACAGGTATTCCACACCTCCTCTTATTCAGAAGGCAGTATATGGCAATTATGATTAGCAGCCTATgacagacttgtcctccatgaatttgtctagccCTCTTAGTTTAATTATATGCTATGTGAAGGAGTACTTCCCTTTGTCCATTCTAAATCTTCtgtcaatcagtttcattggagagtccttggttctagtgttgtgagagaggaAAAAACCCTCAATATACCCTGATCATTCTGTACCCCAATTGCACTGAAATTTTAGTGAGTTTACATATCACTTTTTATATAGGAAAAAATGGGGGAACACACCAAGTAGTACCCGTTTAGAAACTGTTGTACGCACAAAAGTATCATTACACTAAGTTCCCTACATACATATAAGTTAGGGGTGCATATGTAAGTTGAAATGTCTGGTTCTTGCTAGGCCTATTCtattgtgcctgtgcaaaagcacaatTGAAGGACATGCTGCATCTGCATGAAGTCACCCATAACTTGGATGTCTGTAACTGAAGGAGCCAGTGTATTATTGATCCCATTGTTTGTTCTACATTTGTACAGTGTTGCCAAAATAATTTTTCCCCTTTGCAGGTGGTGTTACACTTGAGGCAAGAAACACATTTTCTAATGTGTATCACTCTGGGTATATCTGACCACACCACCAGACTAATAAAACACACTTTTTTGTTCAGATGAGGGTTAACACACAGGATTAGCTGTATATACTTAGCTTTTACATAGTTAATTTAGGCAATCATCAGAAGATTTGCTTCAAATAAGTCTAACATCCCTTGGCTGTGACCTATAAAACCCATTTAATATATGCAATGGTATTCCATTGTGCATGAGCAAAATTACACAATACAGACTTGACTGTGGGCCTTTACTGCTTGAGTATTTATAGTTTAGACTGTTTTACCTGTATGGATCAGTAACAGAATGGGATTTCACATGAGAATACCAATCTTTCTTCCAACTGTAGCATTTTCCACAAAACTGACACTGGAACGGTTTCACTCCAAGATGCTTGTTCATATGCTGCCGGAGATCCCGAGATTCATAGAAACTTTTCTCGCATCTGAAACAACATAATCATACAACACATGTATGTATCTTTTGTCAAGGAAGAAAAGTGTAAAGTTATTACGGTATAGGTACATATCTGCATGCAGTCTTTTATCCCTGAAAGCAATCCTAAAAACCCTTATTGAAATTGTTCATCTCCAGTTGTTAAAGGTTGAAGCAGCCATTTCTTCCCCCATCCTCACATTCTGctgttggttcccccccccccccaaatatggcTAACATTCTGTAGTTCGTAGGACTGCTAAGCATACTCAGTTTGTAGCAGGCTGTTTTAGGGGTTTACATATTTCCCTTGAAGTTTCACTGGACTCcgaggcttacttcagagtaaaatgACCTGAATCACAATGCAAGAGCTAGGTTCAAGTCATCTCTACCCCCTTCCCAAATTATTTTCCACATCTTCCCACTGGGCTCCATACAACTATCTTCAGAGAAAAAATGCCCTGAATCACACTGTTAGTTGCAGTACTTGTTCACTGTGTTTCCAGTCTTCCTGACTCTTCTCTCTGTTTTCAAGTTCCCTTCTGTACTCCCCTTCACACAGTCAACTTCCTAGTGTACTTCATGTCTTGCCAGATCCCGAGTAGGAAAAGAGCAAGTATTCCAATGCATTATGAAACCTCTTTTGGAATCAAGACTCCCTCTTTTAAACCCTTAAGATTCCCCAGGAAACAAAAGGGTCTGGGGCTCTCTTTTACCCCCTTGGGGGTTTTGTATTTGCAAGTTTCTTAATTTCTGCAAACCTCTTGAATTCAGTAAGTGCTCAAATGTCCCTCTTCTTTGTAACTGGTCTCTGTTTTCACTATGATCTTGTCATCATGGAAGGAGTCTTCAGAAagagtattaaaaaaaacacaagaagcCAGCAGATTATCAATTCTGCTTAATTAAGGATAATTGTAGTAATGTTTCTCTTATGCTGCTCCCCAGCCAAGGTAAGTTTCTATAGGTCTATTGCAGCTCATAAGAAAGGCCTCGTCTAGAATAACCTGGATTAATTGCAGTACACTTTACTAGGGTAGAAATGAAGGAAGAAATAGGACTTTGCGGGTCAGGTAATAAATTACAGAATTACCACAGACCAGAAGTGCAAGTCAGAATTATTTCTTACGTGGTAAAAATTCTCTTATGTGAACCATACTATAAAGGAAATTGAAAAGAGGATGAATGGAAACAGCAAGGTTCAAACTTATGTGAACCTCTTTATATGGATCACAGCAAAAGGGAACAAGGTCCTAAGTAATAAAGCTTGGTCATGCAAGTCAAAGTGAAATTAAGATGCAACTTGAAGAAAGTTGATTGCCAATTTCTTCAAGTAGTATTGAAAGCATTTTCTCTGTCGTACAGAAGTTTTTACTTTGTTTATTTTGGGCATCCTTCACTATAAACACGCATTTATGATCAAATAAGATCAGCAAAGCCATCTTTAATTATTTTTGAAGACTATTCATACTTACTGTGTACACTGATACCCACGAATTTCAGGTTTTGGCTGGTGTTTCTTTATGTGCTTACTAAGTCCTGAAGCTCTATGGAAAGTCTTTCCGCAGTGTGCACAAATATATTTTAATTCTCCTGATAAAGGAAGAATGGCAGTGTATTTAACACACACATTATCTTATTACGCATGAGACTAACTGCATGAAATGTAATACTGCAGAAGTATAACCACTCTTTCATAAATAATCAACACTATGCGCCTTAATGTGATTAGACAAGTTTAAAAAAAGGGTGAGTAATGGGGAGGAAGggcctgttttgcatgcagagaaTCCTAAGTTCAATCCTGGGCATCTTCAGgtacagcagagaaaaattcctacctgatATAAAACAGCTTTCTATCAATGCTGggctaaaggggaaaaaaagctgttACCTGTACGATCTGAGTTTGCCTGCTGGCATGTCACAAGTCCCTTCTAACTGTTAAAATGGGTTACTCAAAGAATTTTGAAAATCAGAAAATTCAGAGGGGATAACGATGACACAAATGACTAGTTTGTCTGGGAGAAGACTCACAAAGGGCAAGGAGAAAGGCTAAGTATTCCAAAATAAGCACAAAGTCTAAGGGACTAATGGCCAGGAGAAGAAGAGTACAGATAGAAAAAGCAAACACCGAATAAAAACagaaacaggatggggggggggtgggagaaagTGTGTGGAAAAGATGAAAATATTTTGTAGTACAAGCAGAAAGGATATGAAGGCAAAAGATCTTGAAGGAAGACAAAGGGACAAAAAGAAGCAAGAAAGTGGTGAAAATGAGTGAGGAAAATGGGAATTGCAAGAAGTATCTGTACCAGGTAGGGAAAGAGACAGCATGGACTGATGGGAAGGtcagaggaagcagagaagaaacaaaacaatatCAAGGAAGAATCAAGAATGAGAGCATATGGACTTGGGACACATGTATGTAGAAGAGGGGTGAGGGCAGTATGAGGTAGGATAGTTGACCAGTGGATGTAACACAgcgattattattaacagtatttatataccgcttttcaacaaaaagttcacaaatgtgAAGAAACAGAAGTGAAGTGGGGGTGGAAGTACTCTGAGCAGAGGAGGAACAGGAACAAAATAGTCTGAGGGGAACTGAACAGCATGAGACCAAAACAAGACGTGACCATGAAAAAAGCATCACATGTCTTTCATCCCATCCTGGTACTTGTAGTAATTTTAAACACCACAATTACAGAGTACAATTACAAACAATGGAAACATTCAAAAACTTACTATGACCTTTAACTTGTGCAACAGTTTCTACAATTACAGGAAATATCTGCAACTTTGGTCCATAGCCACCCCTGCCCCAACTTCCAGGCACTTGGTAAACTATCACATCAGATAATTTTTCTAGACATTCTAattgctggggatgggagggctCAAATCATGAAAAGTTTAGGGACAGGGGGCCTGTAAGAACAAATAATACTTGTACTCACACTTGTACTAGGGACAAGTATAAGCATGCTGCTGGCAGAATGAAGATGGAAACTCACATATTGATTCAAAGTAACCGGCCAAATACTTGGCCTCTAGCCTCTCAGCTCCGAGGGCAAAGGTAGATGGAGTGCTGCATGACATAGACTAACTATTTGGCTCCTGTTCAATATATTCAGTTCATACATTCCTGAAAGCTATCTATATAACTTCTAGCATTAAATAAGGAGAAGTTTCTATATTTACCTGTGTGAATGCTTATGTGCTCCTGAAGGCTTCGTTTTGTGACAAATGACTTATCACAGAGCTCACATTTAAACTGCTTCTGTGCCTCATGGAGTGCAAGGTGCATTTTTAAACCATGTTTGTAGGTAAACGACTTTCCACAAATCTATAAGACAAAATTGTCAGAAAGTCAGAAAAAGTTATTTTTCACAGAAATTCTTCCAAACAGACAAGAATCTACCTTGACAATATACTTGCTGAATGTGCTTGTGCTGCATGGTAAAGATAGATCTCACACACACAATACCACATAGTAACTATTTTGTGGCAAAGGAAACTGGATTGTTCAGAAGGAGACAAActttgttcttttaaaaacaCTCCAACTAATAACAAAGACCACTTCAAAAGGTACTCCTTCTGTGAGTGCATAGTGCAATATTGCAAATTACACTGCAAACTACTATCTTGATTGATTATCTCAAGTCATGTTCCTGCGCTTTAACACCATGGTTACAATGCCAATAGGAGTGTATCAGCAAGCCCCATCCCTGGAGCCAACACACGTTGTAGTGCAGCCGCCATCACCACCCCAACTTTGCCTGCAGAGAGGAAGGCTGTAACTGTGAAGAGTAGGATCATGCAGTGTGTTGAAACTGGGGCTTGCCAGCTCATTTCACGTTTCATTTTATCCATGTTCAGTTTCAGAATGCCTGAACAGAGCTTTTGGATGAAGATGTTacaattatacactagaaacaaaaaaacagctgccagcactctgaggctgcaatcctaaccacacttacctgagagtaagcccaatagaacaaaataggacttacttctgagtagacctggttaggattgtgccctgagtttgttaacaGCATacctggaggattttggaaagggggggaagtgatgaatttgctgggggagggaaagactttgttttgtgtgtatctgctaattgcaaactgatgcaaactgagacccagagactgtttggctacaatcctaacctcactttcctgggagtaagtcccacttaacacaataagacttacttctgagtagatctagctaagattgtgccttttgtcttacaacagcagccaacatttagcagccaacaacagataacccctgctaactggtaagaggcactttttcaagtgggtgctcctcttttatttagcaaggggagagtaactggcccacctcactccagcagtgtcttttctagtggctgtctgctggtgttgcatctttttagattgtgagcccttttgggacattaGTTATTCAATTTTTCTCTgtagactgctttgtgaacttttgttgaaaagcgatatataaatactgttgttaacaacaacaacaacaacaacatggaaagtacccccccaggaggcaggaagaaaaagggtgATGGCTGAAGAggaatgtgtatttttattttttaatcaatttttggagacaaagtcatcaagagtggctttttttctcttttttgaaggggaagaaaaaagagaaaggtgagaatCCTtgattaagctgacacagaccccaagcctatgtaggtctactcagaagtaagtcccatttgagtcaatggggcttactcccaggaaagcgtggaaaggattgcagccacacagagcaagattacaactcactcccaaagcagatgggggctgctcacacacatacaccccagcatgcagatgccacccctgttccccccaggcaagacggaggaatgcaggctgatGCATTGGGACACCCCCCTCCAGAGCagactgggctccctccttcccaagtggaggaaagcgctgcttccctcccagtttgaagcctgccaggagcttgccctgtgctgatgagatgcagcacctccgctgctgcccagccagccttctctcccacctccccccaccatgtttcacacgccccccctgcctgatgctgccccacccaactcgttcacagctgaagaaaagcagcaagtagggaggtggcaggtgcagctgagcagagcagtgCGGCTACTCTACTCTACTACTGCTAAGTccagctacagccacctctctcctggagatgcctcacgatgcccctggcagctagccatgcctccccagggagccgggACGCACAGACTGAATACTTCAGCCTTATACTAACAGTATACCTGAAAACACGAGGTTTGCGAACACCAAACACTGAACAAACTAGCTGCAAATAAATCCACTATCTACACGCTAAACAAGTTACCTATCCCTGCACTGAAGTAACAGATACACTATAATATGTGccagtgttagttccaaacatcTAAGGTTTCAAACTATCAATGGTTTAaaaagatatggggggggggcttctccacTAGTATGGCCTGGCAACACTCAtctttttctttgtgtgtgtgtggtggaaaGTTCCATAGCATTCCTGGTTTTATGCTAAAGAAAGTCAAAACCTGAGGTGCGTTACAATTTAagacttttccatttttttttactataggATTGTGCACTCTGTATATTATAAGTGACCTAAATTGCAATTAATTTAAGCTTTAAGTCAGggctctctaaacttttcggccaaagggccacatcaaatatccagcacagtgtcaagggccggaaaaaaaattaaatataaaatttaaataaatacattagagatggaacttagatgaatgaatgaatgggctcaaatgtccaagatttctccaagcaccaacatagccaaggaagtaaagcacacacaagcacaactctggttctgtttggtcaactgggccagaggctctcaggggatcagaggctagccgtgggccgaatagaggctctctgtggccACATCtgggccccgggccggggtttggagactcctgctttaaGTTAGAAGACTTTAATATGGCAACAGTTGCATTAAAAAGGTGAGGACATAATTTTACTTTTTTACCTTACATGAATGCGGCTTTACACCTGTATGCTTCAGCATATGGATTCTCAGAGAGTAGAGTTTAGGTAAACTTCTTCCACATATATCACAGATAAACTCCCTTTTAGTTCTGCCCTTCACAGTTGTACCACTCTCTTCTATGCTAGCAGTTGCAACAGTCACTTCATTTTTTCGGGTATGACGAACTAGGTGAGCTCGCAGAGAGGCACCGTACTGGAACTCTTTTTTGCATAGCTAAGAAAGCAACAACATCAGTTATTTTTCACAGAAAATTAAACTGCAATCTCAGTAAAGTCCAGCATGCATGCTAATTCTGTGTATGCAAGAttaaacataagaacgtaagaacagccccactggatcaggccataggcccatctagtccagcttcctgtatctcacagcggcccaccaaatgccccagggagcacaccagataacaagagacctcatcctggtgccctcccctgcatctggcattctgacataacccacttctaaaatcaggtggttgcgcatacacatcatggcttgtaccccataatggatttttcctccagaaacttgtccaatccccttttaaaggcgtctaggctagattcTATAACTCCCCCACACACCTGATAGGTCAATGATTtcctaacttttcagcaccacaACTTACATTGTCCTCCACAGTGGGTTGCGACACAATGCTCCTGGAAGTGCCAGGCTACCCCCTTGGGAGGGCCTGGAGGCCTTTTCTGGGCTGTGCCAGGCCAGTGACTCACTCGAATGCcctccatggaccacaggatgGCCCACAGAAGTAACTTCtgatcaaaccagaagttgcaccTGAAAACCAAAGTTTCTGAATGCTTCtgtaggccattctgaggcacatgaaagccaacagagtgggtcactGGATTGGCATGAcatggaagaggcctccaggccCTCTcaatgcttctggaatggctccaatttggagatGACTGAAggcaagggtgggcagaagggtCCACCCCTAGACCACTGCacatgggctcgcaacccaccagtgggttgcaagccacagtttgggaaaccctatGATAGGTAAATGATATGTGTGAATAACTATAACTCGCAGGTCTGTGAAGCCTGGAATTCCAAAGGTCTGTCCCAATTCAGACCAGCCTAAAGCCAGTTTACACACATTTTCAGTTGACAGAATTGAGAATCACTACCATGTATTTAATTCATCAAGATTTTGGGAACGATGCAAATATAAAAACTGTACATTTGAAAGATTGAAACATATGGAAGAGTTGCCAGTAGCTTAATTTGAAATTTCTTTGGAGAAGATTGAGATATTAGATTACTAGGAAAAAGAACAGCATCAAAAGGCTCCTAGAAAGGATGGCAACATGTCAAGACAGAGCTTCAAGAGACCAAAGCAGATGGTACACAATGCAACACAAAGAATAAATGGATTGACAAGAGCAATACAGAAAGAAATGTATCATGAAGGAAGCACTTCAAGATAAACTTACTGGGCATTTATAATTCTTTGTCCTTTCATGCTTCAATGTATGCATTATAAGAGCATAGCGCCTCTGAAAAACCATTCCACATTCACTGCATTTGTGCTGATCTTCAGCTTCATTGGGCTCTGTAGACTCTCTCTTGGGTTGTTTCATCTTCTTGCCTCTTTGCACCAGCTTCATGGCAACCTGATTAAAAAGTGAAGAATTTAGTCACTGGCTAAAATACTGCGTTATGGACATCTAACAGCACAAACACCACAAGCAAAAACAAATAATGTGCATTACTCATGATGAAATTTAAGATTGTGAAAAATATTTACAAACTGCTATTCCACAAcaaagttcacagagtggttcaCACAGCAAAGTAAATCTGTACAAAATATGCTTAGCGACTCAACCTTAAAAGCTTTGATGGGGTACTTTCTAAACTGTACAATCAAAAGGACAGAAGGGAACTATGCTTGATCTTCTTCTCAAAATCCATCTGCTCAAATTCATTTGGAATTTTATCACATTTTAGGGAGTACAAGTCGACAGTTATGGATTACAAACAACTCAAACCTCATTAATTTTTCTGCAGATACAACACAAATTAAGATTCTGAACCAACATACCTGCTGGATGGCTGATTTAGGAGTTGGCTTTCTGTTCTGTAGTTTCTTTTCAGTACCCTTGTGTAATCTGATATAGCCACCCTCAGTAACAGAACGCTGACGAAGCTTGCTTTTGTAAGTGTCTTCTTGACTAGAAACAGAGGTCTCAGACTGTGGCAGTGGAATGATCTGTGTTTTACATGGTCTACCGCGTTTGCGCTTAAGTCCTTCCTGGGAATCTTCAGCAGCAGTTTCTGTATTTGCTTCAGTGGTCGCATCTGCTTCACTATTTACGTTCTGATCATTATCATTTTCTGCTGGTGCAGTGGTAACTACTTGTTCTGCTGCTGGAGGCTCAGCCTGAGCTTCCAATATTGTCTGATTTGTGATGCATTCCATTACTTGGGCTTTCATTTCATTTGCAGGTGTTTCTACATCTGCAGAATGCACCGGAGACTTTGGAGGATTGTCTACAAGAGGTTCTGTAACAGTTTCCAATGCAGCCTCTAGTGCAGTTGCCTCTTCCATTTCAGTACTTGAACAGGCTCCATTTACAGTTGCTACTGCATCTTCTGTAGGAAAAGACTGCTCAGACCTATCTGTGGGGTTTTCCTCACTTTCATTATGTTCTAAAAGATTCTGAGCCACCTCTACTATCTGAACATCTCCTTTTTGGTACACTGTGATCTGTTTATCTTCCATTTGTTTGTGCACACTTTCACAGATTTCCAGGACTTCTGTCATGAGGAGATGTTGAGCCAGCTCAGCTACAGCTGCCATGTTACAGAAATCAAAGGTCAGCTCTGAAGTATAAGCAAATTCCAGTAAAGGGAGAAAACTGGCCTTGCGAAAGCCTGTACCAAATAAGAGAAAATGTCAGACTTTTTATCAAGAATCccaaaatttattaaaaataaacaaatgttttTATTAGCAGTTTAGTCACTCACTGCCAGACTCTATAATCACAGCTTCAAAGCATATGCACCAAGTACTGAGTGTGTTCCTACAAACCATACAAGTTCTGCCAGAACAAACATGGCTTTGAGGATGGCTGGAGACTTAGAGGTGCAGCTGAAGACACTAGAAGTCAAATactgtgcagcagtggcagcagcagatccATAGGTGTAGGCACAGAAACAAGATCAGACAAAAGCAAAAGCTCTCGAAAGTAATGACTGCCTGATTTGACCTCTGATGAAAAGGAAACCCCTCcactgggaggggagcagagaaggTAGTTCCACGTGTTGTACCTTTTGCTTCTTAATTATATTTGAAAAGAATATGAAATTCTATTCTTTATGGACTAGTTTGACTGGTTATTTGCTCAGAATATGCTACAGCATTAGAGCTGCAGGAGCTGCCATGTTCTCACCACGCCCACTTTAGAGTGGCAAGACCACTTAAAGTGTCAGTAAGGAACCAAGTCTGATTTGGATCTACTCTGGTAAACCGCAGAGAACATCCCTCCCACTGTGATACCATGAGATTTCCATGTGAACAAAGAAAGTATGCAACACTACAGTGTGAACTACGAACACGAATACAATATTAATTAGTTTCAAGAATACAATTTCCTCCTATTAAGGGTGAAAACAGTTGGGGAAATTTGTACAATTAAAGCAGCTGCCTCCTTTAAACCCAGTCAATTAAGTGATTTAAGCAGAATAcacaagaaagaaaatgaaattaagTACCCAAACCTCCCAAattcagaggaaaaaaacacTACAGATTTTCAAAAAACAGTAGTAGGTTATCTACCTTTAATATCTGATAAATTAATCTTTGAACATCCTACACACTTAGTAAACATTTTCTATACAGTTACCACAATTTACCTGAAAGATCCACTACAGCTTCATGACTGGAAACAGCTCCCTTTTCAATAAAGAGTTCTCTGAAGTATTCA
This portion of the Tiliqua scincoides isolate rTilSci1 chromosome 3, rTilSci1.hap2, whole genome shotgun sequence genome encodes:
- the ZBTB11 gene encoding zinc finger and BTB domain-containing protein 11, with product MSSEESYLAILRYLTNEREPYAPGTEGNAKRKIRKAAACYVVREGTLYYQRRQRDQQRFAELEVVLQAERRARLIRAAHLEPDGAHRNRLQTWQRLSRRYWWRGILKQVKDYIKECGKCQEKLDRSRSLSDPSEMLEELGLDTISHEDSNETDDELSNSASLPTASPKPVKKKPIAKHELVFVDSKGLVKQISSKHSQSVLNQLNQQRHSSQFCDVTLLIEEEVYKAHKSVLAANSEYFRELFIEKGAVSSHEAVVDLSGFRKASFLPLLEFAYTSELTFDFCNMAAVAELAQHLLMTEVLEICESVHKQMEDKQITVYQKGDVQIVEVAQNLLEHNESEENPTDRSEQSFPTEDAVATVNGACSSTEMEEATALEAALETVTEPLVDNPPKSPVHSADVETPANEMKAQVMECITNQTILEAQAEPPAAEQVVTTAPAENDNDQNVNSEADATTEANTETAAEDSQEGLKRKRGRPCKTQIIPLPQSETSVSSQEDTYKSKLRQRSVTEGGYIRLHKGTEKKLQNRKPTPKSAIQQVAMKLVQRGKKMKQPKRESTEPNEAEDQHKCSECGMVFQRRYALIMHTLKHERTKNYKCPLCKKEFQYGASLRAHLVRHTRKNEVTVATASIEESGTTVKGRTKREFICDICGRSLPKLYSLRIHMLKHTGVKPHSCKICGKSFTYKHGLKMHLALHEAQKQFKCELCDKSFVTKRSLQEHISIHTGELKYICAHCGKTFHRASGLSKHIKKHQPKPEIRGYQCTQCEKSFYESRDLRQHMNKHLGVKPFQCQFCGKCYSWKKDWYSHVKSHSVTDPYRCNVCGKEFYEKALYRRHVKKATHGKKGRAKQNLERTCEHCGRKFTQLREYRRHMNNHEGVKPFECLTCGVAWADARSLKRHVRSHTGERPYVCPVCNEAYIDARTLRKHMTKFHRDYVPCKIMLEKDTLQFHNQGTQVEHAISILTSDVPEQETEICTEQVETVVVTEETLEAVAATEECTTVSTLSDQSIMQVVNYVLAQQQGQKIAEVTEAIQTVEVEVEHVSDQD